A single region of the Pseudomonas sp. B21-023 genome encodes:
- a CDS encoding AraC family transcriptional regulator codes for MSIATVPDGPGQTPLTAATVMRYHLCWKHRDLDGVMALYHPDIQYHDFFQNRVLGFDELRDYVRASLPHEAGEDIVHSDRIRVDGCTAFIQYQVTVQGGDGLVAFQSSEAITVLDGLIWRVNEYATLVHGNGKGLRSSGPRPATSRLGLSPRQLSTMAQDLEHYFQAQRPYLDPELDLQRVADESGYSRNQISYLLNQVLGQSFYRYVNQARLQHLMSSLDNSCVAAPVDELAFNAGFNSLSAFYKCFREHTGLSPKAYLKQISLRART; via the coding sequence ATGTCTATCGCCACCGTCCCCGACGGCCCCGGGCAAACCCCGCTCACCGCCGCCACCGTCATGCGCTACCACCTGTGCTGGAAGCATCGCGACCTGGACGGGGTGATGGCCCTGTACCACCCGGATATCCAGTACCACGACTTCTTCCAGAACCGCGTGCTCGGTTTCGACGAGCTGCGCGACTACGTGCGCGCAAGCTTGCCCCATGAAGCCGGCGAGGACATCGTCCACAGCGACCGCATCCGCGTCGATGGCTGCACCGCGTTCATCCAGTACCAGGTCACGGTGCAGGGTGGCGACGGGCTGGTGGCGTTCCAGTCCAGCGAGGCGATCACCGTGCTGGACGGACTGATCTGGCGGGTCAACGAGTACGCCACGCTGGTCCATGGCAACGGAAAGGGCCTGCGCTCCAGCGGGCCGCGCCCAGCCACCAGTCGGCTCGGCCTGTCTCCCCGCCAGCTATCGACCATGGCCCAGGACCTGGAGCATTATTTCCAGGCCCAGCGCCCGTACCTGGACCCCGAGCTGGACCTGCAACGGGTCGCCGACGAAAGCGGCTACAGCCGCAACCAGATTTCCTACCTGCTTAACCAGGTGCTTGGCCAAAGCTTCTACCGCTACGTCAACCAGGCACGCCTGCAACACCTGATGAGCAGCCTGGACAATAGCTGCGTCGCGGCGCCCGTCGATGAACTGGCGTTCAACGCCGGCTTCAATTCGCTGTCGGCGTTCTACAAGTGCTTTCGCGAGCATACCGGCCTGTCGCCCAAGGCTTACCTCAAGCAAATTTCCCTGCGTGCACGCACGTAA